Below is a window of Vicinamibacteria bacterium DNA.
CTGATTGAAGGCCGCCATGAACTCGAAGCTGCGACTCGAGGCTCGCCAATCCGCGAAATTCCCCGGCGCCACGCTACCCCGGTCGAGCTCTCCCTGGCTTTCGATCTCGTAGAGCGCCACCAAGCGATCGGGTTCCTCGAACGGGAGCGGTCGCCACAACACCCGGTAGACGACGTCGAATACGGCGACCAGGGTACCGAGACCGAGTCCGAGCGTGACCACCACGAGGGCGGACGTCCCTCGACCGACCGTCGCGCTCCGCAGTCCGAAACGCAGATTCTGGAGCAACCTGTCCATGGTTCGTCTCTTCCGAAAACGTTTTCCGCCCGAACAACGCTCCCGCGCGGCGGTTCTCAACAGATCGATGAGGCCGCGGGAGGTGAGAGAAATCAGACCGGCGGGCCCCTTCTCGTCGAACGTTTCCTCCGTCAGCCTGTCGAAACACTTCTCGATGTCACTGCCGACCTCGTCGCGAAAGCCGCGCGGACAGACCAAAAGGAACGCTCGATAGAGGCCCCGGGACACCCCGAGCCACAACTCGCGACTCATCGGGAGGTCGCGAAGCCCTTCTTGCGAGCGAGCCGGATGAGCATCGCCATACGGTCGGTCTCCTCGAGCACCGCGGCCCGTCCGATGGCGGTCAACCGATAGTACCGTCGACGCTCGTCAGAAAAGCCGCCCTCCTGCTCGTCCGGCGCGGGACATTCCTCGATGGCGCGCTCGGCGATCAACCGCTTGATCGTGCTGTATAGCGTTCCCGGCAGGATCTCGATCTCCCCCTCGGTCCGGGTGGCGACGTCCCGCATGATGGCGTAGCCGTGTTTGGGGCCGTCGCCGAGCGAAACGAGAATGTGGTAGGAAGGATTCATCCTTCAACTATATTTACAAGAAATATAGTTGTCAATAATATACCGAGAGACTTACTCGGTTGGCGCGAAGCCTCCGAGGCGCTCTCTCAGAAAGGAAGAGACGTCGCTCACCGTGGCGAGCCGAAGAACCTCATCGGCAACCGTCCTCGCCTCTTCGGCCGATAGTTGCCGGATGACGTGCTTGGCCATGGGAATCGAGACGACGTTCATCGAAAGCTCGTCGATCCCGAGGCCCACCAGAAAAGCGACGATGAGAGGATCGGCCGCCATCTCGCCGCAGACTCCCACCTTGATCCCCGCGGCATGGGCCGAGTCGATGACGAACTTCAGAGTCCGGAGGATTGCGGGATGAAACGGCTCGTACAGGTAGGATACCAGGTCGTTAGCCCGGTCGACTCCGAGAAGATACTGGATGAGGTCGTTGGTGCCGATGCTGAAGAAAGCTGCCTCCTTGGCGAGAAGGTCCGCGGTGGCGGCGGCGGACGGCACTTCGACCGTGACTCCGCAGGGTAGGTCC
It encodes the following:
- a CDS encoding PadR family transcriptional regulator, whose product is MNPSYHILVSLGDGPKHGYAIMRDVATRTEGEIEILPGTLYSTIKRLIAERAIEECPAPDEQEGGFSDERRRYYRLTAIGRAAVLEETDRMAMLIRLARKKGFATSR